The Planctomycetaceae bacterium genome has a window encoding:
- a CDS encoding PEP-CTERM sorting domain-containing protein (PEP-CTERM proteins occur, often in large numbers, in the proteomes of bacteria that also encode an exosortase, a predicted intramembrane cysteine proteinase. The presence of a PEP-CTERM domain at a protein's C-terminus predicts cleavage within the sorting domain, followed by covalent anchoring to some some component of the (usually Gram-negative) cell surface. Many PEP-CTERM proteins exhibit an unusual sequence composition that includes large numbers of potential glycosylation sites. Expression of one such protein has been shown restore the ability of a bacterium to form floc, a type of biofilm.) has translation MKSVGSRGLSILIGVFALIALLAAPVQAGYLDDIGYTQLVAELGAGVPTGSGISVSQVEAKDSSNNYSPNTASTSFTGKTFTLKSGATGISSHATTVGTYLYGNSGMGKGVAAINNWEAGNWLQSGFLKTGTTLAPLVETQRVQNNSWVGSFGAGYEAYDIEALRRFDYTISRDNYVAVVGVNNGSSTTVPNLLAASYNSIAVGVSSGNHSRGTTLIDTVGRVKPDIVAPATYTSYATPMVGAAATMLLQTADGSPALVNARNSESVKAILLAGATKEEFATWDRTTTRPLDEVYGAGELNIYNSYHILTAGEQNASAVSDVQTTGWDFDAAPTSGQMKYYFFEVADGTSMSDLSVILTWNRTITDTLNGPSWGSPASSLANLDLWLYAADGFALGSLLDSSVSTLDNVEHIYQTDLAAGRYAIAVNSDTAGTDFSLAWRSTLMTLDIPEPCTLVLLAGGGLALMLRRRKAA, from the coding sequence ATGAAAAGCGTCGGCAGCAGAGGCTTAAGTATACTCATTGGCGTCTTTGCTTTGATCGCGCTTCTGGCTGCTCCCGTGCAGGCGGGCTACCTTGATGACATCGGCTATACGCAACTGGTCGCCGAACTCGGCGCTGGCGTTCCCACCGGCAGCGGCATTTCGGTCAGCCAGGTTGAGGCCAAGGACTCGTCGAACAACTACTCGCCCAACACGGCCAGTACATCCTTCACCGGTAAGACCTTCACCCTGAAGTCGGGAGCCACGGGAATCTCCAGCCATGCCACGACAGTCGGGACGTATCTGTATGGCAACAGCGGCATGGGCAAAGGCGTTGCGGCCATCAATAACTGGGAAGCGGGCAACTGGCTCCAATCGGGTTTTCTCAAAACCGGTACCACGTTAGCGCCGCTGGTAGAGACGCAGCGGGTGCAGAACAACAGTTGGGTCGGCAGTTTTGGCGCCGGATATGAAGCGTACGACATTGAGGCCCTGAGGCGGTTTGACTACACGATCAGTCGCGACAACTATGTCGCCGTTGTGGGCGTCAATAACGGATCAAGCACCACGGTCCCCAATCTGCTGGCGGCCAGCTACAACTCCATCGCCGTCGGCGTCAGCAGCGGAAACCACAGCCGGGGCACGACGCTGATCGACACGGTCGGGCGCGTCAAGCCCGATATCGTCGCCCCGGCCACCTACACCAGCTACGCCACGCCGATGGTAGGGGCGGCGGCAACGATGCTGTTGCAGACCGCCGATGGCAGCCCCGCGCTGGTCAACGCGCGGAACTCCGAGTCTGTCAAGGCGATCCTGCTGGCCGGCGCGACCAAGGAAGAGTTCGCCACCTGGGATCGCACCACGACCCGCCCGCTCGACGAGGTGTATGGCGCCGGCGAGTTGAACATCTACAACAGCTACCACATCCTCACCGCCGGCGAGCAGAACGCCAGCGCCGTCTCGGACGTGCAAACCACCGGATGGGACTTCGACGCCGCTCCCACCAGCGGCCAGATGAAGTACTACTTCTTCGAAGTCGCCGACGGCACGAGCATGTCGGATCTTTCCGTTATCCTCACCTGGAACCGGACAATCACCGACACGCTCAACGGGCCCAGTTGGGGCAGTCCGGCGTCTTCACTGGCGAACCTGGACCTGTGGCTTTACGCCGCCGACGGGTTTGCCCTCGGCTCGCTGCTGGACAGCAGCGTCAGCACGCTCGACAACGTCGAGCACATCTACCAGACCGACCTTGCCGCCGGACGCTATGCCATCGCCGTCAACAGCGACACGGCAGGCACGGACTTCTCGCTGGCATGGCGCAGCACGCTGATGACGCTTGATATTCCCGAGCCCTGCACCCTGGTGCTGCTGGCCGGCGGGGGACTGGCGCTGATGCTTCGGCGTCGCAAGGCTGCGTGA
- a CDS encoding ATP-dependent Clp protease proteolytic subunit, with amino-acid sequence MAKTLHPVLYGWHIRAFFVFSVAVSAAAPWARADTLVLDSGRQLQGRLVQQSAKEVLFEVQTNDGKIIGVQSFDAKNVVRVVVAAAAPQREIDPSKPTYMVVPIEGTIGMDISAVLLRKMLTLARNTRTDVVVLEIDSPGGIVEDLFDMLKVLQEFRQMRIVAHVRRAHSCAAILAMSCKEIVVTPTASIGGAVVFTFTPQGTPSNINAKFESIVRAECKSFVEAAGHEPKLVEGMMQTDSQLTLVEKDGRKVLTDQPARGKVIKKKGTILTLSAGEAVEVGLAKGPADTIDELRKLLGIESWQEGLGDARGVAAAWKRKMASDINRIKAVMRQADAMLAQAAANHPLRFRYSTRLQLQQQADKCLKFLNMADANLEQARRTIDANAELGLSTTGLDQTRQRIDQYRKEVQTLRNGRP; translated from the coding sequence ATGGCCAAAACCCTTCATCCGGTGCTGTACGGGTGGCACATTCGAGCCTTCTTCGTCTTTTCTGTCGCGGTGTCTGCAGCGGCGCCGTGGGCCCGCGCCGACACGCTCGTGCTCGACAGCGGCAGGCAGCTCCAGGGGCGGCTGGTGCAGCAGTCGGCCAAAGAAGTGCTCTTCGAGGTGCAGACTAACGACGGCAAGATCATCGGCGTGCAGTCGTTCGACGCCAAAAACGTCGTCCGCGTGGTCGTTGCGGCCGCGGCTCCGCAGCGGGAGATCGACCCGTCCAAGCCCACGTATATGGTCGTGCCCATTGAGGGCACCATCGGGATGGACATCTCGGCGGTGCTGCTGCGCAAGATGCTCACCCTGGCGCGCAACACCCGGACCGACGTGGTGGTGCTGGAGATCGACAGCCCCGGCGGAATCGTCGAGGACCTCTTCGACATGCTCAAGGTGCTCCAGGAGTTCCGCCAGATGCGCATCGTCGCCCACGTGAGGCGGGCGCACTCGTGCGCGGCGATCCTGGCCATGTCGTGCAAAGAAATCGTCGTCACCCCCACCGCCTCCATCGGCGGGGCCGTTGTCTTCACCTTCACGCCCCAGGGAACGCCCTCGAACATCAACGCCAAGTTCGAGTCCATCGTCCGCGCCGAGTGCAAGAGCTTCGTCGAAGCGGCGGGGCACGAGCCCAAGCTCGTCGAAGGCATGATGCAGACCGACTCTCAGCTCACGCTGGTTGAAAAGGACGGCCGCAAGGTCCTCACCGACCAACCCGCCCGCGGCAAGGTCATCAAGAAGAAGGGGACGATATTGACGCTATCGGCCGGCGAGGCCGTCGAGGTCGGTCTGGCCAAAGGGCCCGCCGACACGATCGACGAGCTGCGCAAGCTCCTGGGCATCGAGTCCTGGCAGGAGGGGCTTGGCGACGCCCGCGGCGTGGCGGCGGCGTGGAAACGCAAGATGGCTTCCGATATCAACCGCATCAAGGCCGTCATGCGCCAGGCCGACGCCATGCTCGCCCAGGCGGCGGCGAACCATCCCCTTCGATTCCGCTACAGCACGCGACTGCAGCTTCAGCAGCAGGCCGACAAGTGCCTCAAGTTCCTCAACATGGCCGATGCCAATCTCGAACAGGCCCGGCGCACGATCGACGCCAACGCCGAACTGGGCCTGTCCACCACCGGCCTCGACCAGACGCGCCAACGCATCGATCAATACCGAAAAGAAGTCCAGACCCTCCGCAACGGCAGGCCGTAG